The following are encoded together in the Parabacteroides chongii genome:
- a CDS encoding TolC family protein produces the protein MKNNIILLSVATLSLLSGCGIYTSYKPETSVPDDLFRDEAMATDTTSIGSLDWRELFTDPQLQTLIEKGLENNTDMRTAHLRVQEAEAALMTSRLAYLPALNLNPQGTISSFDGSKAAKSYQLAVAASWEIDIFGRLTNAKRSAQAALEQTKAYKQAVRTQLIATVANSYYTLLLLDKQLVISERTASLWKENVQAMRALKKAGLADEAAVSQSEANSLSVEASLLTLRQQINEMENSLSNLLGEVPHRMERGELDRQEFPQTLSAGVPLSLLNNRPDVRQAEYSLAQAFYATNGARSAFYPNITLSGVAGWTNNGTGIITNPGGWLLQAIGSLTQPLFNKGANIAQLKIAKAQQEEASLVFQQSLLNAGSEVNNALTQWQTARGRIQLADRQITALQKAVKSTQLLMQHGNTTYLEVLTAQQSLLQAELSQVADRFDEIQGVINLYHALGGGQEE, from the coding sequence ATGAAAAATAATATCATTCTATTATCCGTCGCCACCCTCTCGTTACTGAGCGGGTGCGGCATCTATACATCCTACAAACCGGAGACCTCCGTTCCTGACGACCTGTTCAGGGACGAGGCGATGGCAACGGATACGACTAGCATCGGCAGTCTCGACTGGCGGGAACTCTTCACAGACCCGCAATTGCAGACGCTGATTGAAAAAGGACTAGAGAATAACACCGACATGCGCACCGCCCATTTGCGGGTACAGGAAGCCGAAGCAGCCCTGATGACTTCGCGTCTGGCTTACCTTCCGGCACTGAACCTGAATCCGCAGGGTACGATCAGCAGCTTCGACGGTTCGAAAGCCGCCAAAAGTTATCAGTTGGCGGTAGCTGCCAGTTGGGAAATCGACATCTTCGGGAGACTCACCAATGCGAAAAGAAGCGCACAGGCAGCTCTCGAACAGACTAAAGCATACAAACAGGCCGTCCGGACACAGCTAATAGCCACAGTAGCCAATTCCTATTACACATTATTATTGCTCGACAAACAACTTGTCATCAGTGAACGGACGGCCTCTCTTTGGAAAGAGAACGTACAGGCGATGCGTGCATTGAAAAAAGCAGGCCTGGCAGATGAAGCCGCCGTTTCCCAGTCGGAAGCGAACAGCCTGAGTGTAGAAGCCTCCCTCCTGACCCTACGCCAGCAGATCAACGAGATGGAAAACAGCCTCTCCAACCTGCTCGGAGAAGTGCCTCACCGGATGGAACGGGGGGAACTGGATCGACAGGAGTTTCCCCAGACACTATCCGCCGGCGTTCCGCTCTCCCTGTTAAATAACCGTCCGGATGTACGGCAGGCAGAATATTCGTTGGCACAGGCATTCTATGCAACGAACGGAGCACGCAGTGCTTTCTATCCGAACATCACCCTCAGCGGTGTTGCCGGGTGGACTAATAACGGAACGGGGATCATCACTAACCCGGGCGGCTGGCTGTTGCAGGCGATAGGCTCGCTGACACAACCGTTATTCAACAAAGGTGCCAACATCGCCCAGTTGAAAATAGCCAAGGCACAACAGGAAGAGGCCTCCCTGGTTTTCCAGCAAAGCCTGTTGAATGCCGGAAGCGAAGTAAACAATGCCTTGACACAATGGCAGACGGCACGCGGACGCATCCAACTGGCTGACCGGCAGATTACAGCTTTACAAAAGGCGGTAAAAAGCACTCAGTTACTGATGCAACACGGAAACACCACTTACCTGGAGGTACTGACTGCCCAGCAAAGTTTACTACAAGCGGAACTTTCACAGGTAGCCGACCGTTTCGATGAGATACAAGGTGTTATTAACCTCTACCACGCATTAGGCGGCGGACAGGAAGAATAA
- a CDS encoding InlB B-repeat-containing protein codes for MKRRLRGYIFFIFCLIFAFPIMGRADENHDINSGNVTITEAGTYRFENYEGANKVIVNAPDKEVDITISGLKIEISKGPNCAFEIQAGTVNLTLEGTNVLKSGNLKAGLQVLEGSTLTIKGDGELNVTGGSSGAGIGVGNSGAVGSIIIQGGTVNANGGSSGAGIGGGSSKAGGDITITGGTVNATGGTFGAGIGGGSSGAGGSITITGGTVTAKGGSSSGAGIGGGSSGTGGIIIITGGTVTATGSSSGAGIGGGSSGAGGDITITGGIVTANGGNSGAGIGGGSGSKGTGGTIKIQGGTVTATGGSTGAGIGGGNYGAGGTITIETGTVNATGGNNAAGIGGGMYGAGGIITIIGGTVTAKGGNMGAQIGGGSNGDGGEITITGGVVNAPISGLGAGIGKGYDGKNNGTFSAKNGNAFINVSSISDQNDKDNWKGIIFDGYNGQVYGKQKLETNVEIPKGKTLTIKEDQKLTLGKGVTLTNNGTIKGIENIIYTVTYHHNNSDESEDVEVAHNSIPSYSNFTRQYYSIDGWHDKASDGQKVKNITGSIDLYANWKENEIKTKPSISDIKGTYGKEIKYDLSKLLSTDSYKDNIIYTSSDLEEYGLSILNKQITGTPKKAIDDNSTVTITISSVDCMKEVEAKVPINIAKGKSSIDEFIAIPNSTYSGKAIDITAPFVKDESGNEIKDAIVGLSYQIKTDGSQYESTTADNSGASDDGKAPKYAGEYKVIARFAGNDNYSEAEAKTAIFTIEKVSLTVNPLPGQIIFPNETGTYKPKYEVTGAVNNETLEFSGDLKLDNDGKTIVDDNLTLNDPFDKNYSMTITEGIMFTILDNVVANEEIILSGTIEDDVYIDQVTITAPDGFLIKSEGGTLTKAENDYKESFIWNQTGTFDINYKLQRINDGQVSDRYIVRVTVKNKSEKPDKPVNPPVEPEEPVKPVEPTVYYTVTLPSVDGVTTDPVAGDYEVEAWDSFRFYLTIGKDYDQSKPVITTSRYETIEPRNSDDAYIIKYVRTNVEIRIDGVVKNPEPVANTEIQSGIKVWGNNHRLFIRTDKPEEVSVYTFGGQLQKKFRSEAGDRFISLPSGTYIVLIADERFKVIL; via the coding sequence ATGAAAAGGAGATTGAGGGGATATATATTTTTTATTTTCTGTCTCATCTTTGCCTTCCCTATTATGGGGAGGGCAGATGAGAATCATGATATAAACAGTGGTAATGTAACGATTACTGAAGCAGGCACTTATAGGTTTGAAAACTATGAAGGAGCTAATAAAGTAATTGTTAATGCTCCCGATAAAGAAGTTGATATTACGATTAGTGGGTTGAAGATAGAGATAAGTAAGGGCCCAAATTGTGCTTTCGAAATTCAGGCAGGGACAGTTAATTTGACACTTGAAGGGACGAATGTATTAAAAAGTGGAAATTTGAAAGCCGGATTGCAAGTTCTTGAAGGTTCAACTCTAACTATAAAGGGTGATGGAGAATTAAATGTTACTGGAGGTAGCTCTGGAGCCGGGATAGGAGTAGGTAACAGTGGTGCTGTAGGTTCTATAATAATACAAGGAGGTACTGTTAATGCTAATGGAGGTAGTAGTGGAGCCGGGATAGGCGGAGGATCCAGTAAAGCTGGAGGTGATATAACAATAACAGGAGGTACTGTTAATGCTACCGGAGGTACTTTTGGAGCCGGGATAGGTGGCGGATCCAGTGGTGCTGGAGGTTCTATAACAATAACAGGAGGTACTGTTACTGCTAAGGGAGGTAGTAGCAGTGGAGCCGGAATAGGTGGCGGATCCAGTGGTACCGGAGGTATTATAATAATAACAGGAGGTACTGTTACTGCTACTGGAAGTAGTAGCGGAGCCGGAATAGGTGGCGGATCCAGTGGTGCTGGAGGTGATATAACAATAACAGGAGGTATTGTTACTGCTAATGGAGGTAATTCTGGAGCCGGAATAGGCGGAGGCTCAGGATCGAAAGGTACTGGAGGTACTATAAAAATACAAGGAGGTACTGTTACTGCTACTGGAGGTAGTACTGGAGCTGGAATAGGCGGAGGAAATTATGGTGCCGGAGGTACTATAACAATAGAAACAGGTACCGTTAATGCTACTGGAGGAAATAATGCAGCGGGGATAGGCGGAGGAATGTATGGTGCTGGAGGTATTATAACAATAATAGGAGGTACTGTTACTGCTAAGGGAGGAAATATGGGAGCACAAATAGGTGGAGGTAGTAATGGTGATGGAGGTGAAATAACAATAACAGGTGGTGTTGTTAATGCTCCTATATCAGGTTTGGGAGCAGGAATAGGTAAAGGATATGATGGTAAGAATAATGGTACTTTTTCTGCTAAAAATGGCAATGCCTTTATCAATGTCTCTAGTATATCGGATCAAAATGATAAAGATAATTGGAAAGGCATTATCTTCGATGGATATAACGGACAGGTCTATGGTAAACAAAAATTAGAAACAAATGTAGAAATACCTAAAGGGAAAACACTTACTATTAAAGAAGATCAAAAGCTTACATTAGGAAAAGGGGTAACATTAACGAATAACGGAACTATTAAAGGAATAGAGAATATAATTTACACAGTTACGTATCATCATAATAATAGTGATGAATCAGAAGATGTTGAGGTAGCACATAATTCAATACCTTCTTATTCCAATTTCACACGTCAATACTATTCAATAGACGGATGGCATGATAAGGCAAGCGATGGTCAAAAGGTAAAAAATATTACAGGTTCCATTGATCTTTATGCCAATTGGAAAGAGAATGAAATAAAAACAAAACCCTCTATCAGTGATATAAAAGGCACTTATGGGAAAGAAATAAAGTATGATTTGTCTAAATTATTAAGTACTGATTCTTATAAAGATAATATTATATATACATCTTCAGATCTTGAAGAGTATGGATTGTCTATATTAAATAAGCAAATAACCGGTACTCCTAAGAAAGCGATAGATGATAATTCTACTGTTACTATTACTATAAGCAGTGTTGATTGTATGAAGGAAGTAGAAGCAAAGGTTCCTATCAATATTGCCAAAGGGAAAAGTAGTATCGATGAATTTATTGCTATACCGAATAGTACTTACAGCGGCAAAGCGATTGATATAACTGCTCCTTTCGTAAAAGATGAGAGTGGTAATGAGATAAAGGATGCTATTGTCGGTCTTTCGTATCAAATCAAGACAGATGGCAGTCAATATGAATCGACAACTGCAGACAACAGTGGTGCTTCGGATGATGGCAAAGCCCCTAAATATGCAGGCGAGTATAAAGTGATAGCCAGGTTTGCAGGAAATGATAATTATTCAGAAGCAGAAGCAAAGACTGCCATATTCACGATCGAAAAGGTATCATTGACTGTTAACCCTTTACCCGGTCAGATAATTTTCCCGAATGAAACAGGAACTTACAAACCGAAGTATGAAGTAACAGGAGCAGTGAATAATGAGACGCTGGAATTTAGTGGAGATTTGAAGCTTGATAATGATGGAAAAACAATTGTAGATGATAATTTAACATTAAATGATCCGTTTGATAAAAATTATTCCATGACTATCACTGAGGGCATAATGTTCACCATTTTAGATAATGTGGTAGCCAATGAGGAGATTATTCTTTCCGGAACGATTGAGGATGACGTTTATATCGATCAGGTTACTATTACGGCCCCCGACGGCTTTCTGATTAAATCGGAAGGTGGTACTCTGACAAAGGCAGAGAATGATTATAAAGAATCATTTATCTGGAACCAGACAGGCACATTTGATATCAATTACAAACTGCAGCGCATAAATGACGGTCAGGTATCCGATCGATATATAGTGAGAGTAACAGTTAAAAATAAAAGCGAGAAACCCGATAAGCCTGTTAATCCTCCTGTGGAACCGGAAGAACCAGTGAAGCCGGTTGAACCCACTGTCTATTATACAGTCACGCTGCCGTCGGTAGATGGCGTAACGACCGATCCCGTTGCGGGCGATTATGAGGTGGAAGCGTGGGACAGCTTCCGTTTCTATCTCACGATCGGGAAGGATTACGACCAGTCAAAGCCGGTTATAACGACTAGCCGTTATGAAACAATCGAACCGCGTAACAGTGACGATGCTTATATCATAAAGTATGTTCGTACGAATGTTGAGATTCGTATCGATGGGGTTGTGAAGAATCCGGAGCCGGTGGCGAATACTGAAATTCAATCCGGTATAAAGGTTTGGGGCAATAATCATCGGTTATTTATCCGTACTGACAAACCGGAAGAGGTCTCTGTCTATACTTTTGGAGGGCAATTGCAGAAGAAATTCCGGTCGGAGGCAGGCGACCGGTTCATATCGCTGCCTTCCGGAACCTATATTGTCCTTATCGCGGATGAACGGTTTAAGGTGATCTTGTAA